A genomic window from Equus asinus isolate D_3611 breed Donkey chromosome 25, EquAss-T2T_v2, whole genome shotgun sequence includes:
- the FAM20B gene encoding glycosaminoglycan xylosylkinase, whose translation MKLKQRIVLLAILLVIFIFTKVFLIDNLDTSAANREDQRAFHRMMAGLRVELVPKLDHTLQSPWEIAAQWVVPREVYPEETPELGAIMHAMATKKIIKADVGYKGTQLKALLILEGGQKVVFKPKRYNRDYVVEGEPYAGYDRHNAEVAAFHLDRILGFRRAPLVVGRFVNLRTEIKPVATEQLLSTFLTVGNNTCFYGKCYYCRETEPACADGDTMEGSVTLWLPDVWPLQKHRHPWGRTYREGKLARWEYDESYCDAVKKTSPYDSGPRLLDIIDTAVFDYLIGNADRHHYESFQDDEGASMLILLDNAKSFGNPSLDERSILAPLYQCCIIRVSTWNRLNYLKNGVLKSALKSAMAHDPISPVLSDPHLDAVDQRLLSILATVKQCTDQFGMDAVLVEDRMPLSHL comes from the exons CTTCACCAAAGTTTTCCTGATTGACAACTTAGATACATCAGCTGCCAACCGGGAGGACCAGAGGGCTTTTCACCGAATGATGGCTGGCTTGCGGGTGGAGCTGGTGCCCAAGCTGGACCACACTTTGCAGTCTCCCTGGGAGATTGCAGCCCAGTGGGTGGTTCCCCGGGAAGTGTACCctgaagagacaccagagctggGGGCAATCATGCATGCCATGGCCACCAAGAAGATCATTAAAGCTGATGTGGGTTATAAAGGGACACAACTGAAAGCCTTACTGATACTTGAAGGAGGACAGAAGGTTGTCTTCAAACCTAAGCG GTATAACCGAGACTATGTGGTGGAAGGGGAACCATATGCTGGTTATGACAGACACAATGCAGAGGTAGCAGCCTTTCATTTGGACAG GATTCTGGGTTTCCGCCGAGCCCCCTTGGTGGTTGGCAGATTTGTTAATCTGCGGACAGAGATCAAGCCTGTTGCCACGGAGCAGCTCTTGAGCACCTTCCTAACCGTAG GAAATAATACTTGTTTCTATGGGAAGTGTTATTACTGCCGAGAAACAGAGCCAGCCTGTGCTGATGGAGACACAATGGAGGGATCTGTCACACTTTGGCTTCCAGATGTGTGGCCTCTGCAGAAACATCGACACCCATGGGGCAGGACTTACCGAGAGGGCAAGTTGGCCAG GTGGGAGTATGATGAGAGCTACTGTGATGCTGTGAAGAAAACATCCCCTTATGACTCTGGCCCACGCCTCTTGGATATCATTGACACAGCTGTCTTTGATTACCTGATTGGCAATGCTGACCGCCATCACTATGAGAGTTTCCAAGACGATGAAGGCGCTAGTATGCTCATCCTTCTTGATAATGCCAAAAG CTTTGGGAACCCCTCGCTGGATGAGAGAAGCATTCTTGCCCCTCTCTATCAGTGTTGCAT CATTCGAGTTTCTACCTGGAACAGACTGAACTACCTAAAGAATGGTGTGCTGAAGTCTGCCTTAAAATCTGCCATGGCCCATGACCCCATCTCCCCAGTGCTCTCCGATCCTCACCTGGACGCTGTGGACCAGCGGCTCCTGAGTATTCTAGCCACCGTGAAGCAGTGCACTGACCAGTTTGGGATGGACGCTGTGCTGGTGGAAGACAGGATGCCTCTCTCCCACTTGTAA